In one window of Primulina tabacum isolate GXHZ01 chromosome 8, ASM2559414v2, whole genome shotgun sequence DNA:
- the LOC142552588 gene encoding uncharacterized protein At4g28440-like, with amino-acid sequence MADQKKQYAKVSQLRPFDTGVTLIVKVVSAKVVAQRSRAHGRFSECLVGDETGMIIFAARNDQVDLANDDNTLILSNAKIDMFKGSMRLAVDRSGRVEAGEPASFKVEESNNLSLIEFDRYDVAV; translated from the exons ATGGCTGACCAGAAGAAGCAGTACGCCAAGGTTAGCCAGCTGCGCCCTTTTGATACCGGAGTCACTTTGATTGTAAAGGTTGTCAGTGCAAAGGTTGTGGCTCAGAGAAGTCGTGCTCATGGTCGTTTTTCTGAATGCTTGGTGGGAGATGAGACAGGGATGATTATTTTTGCTGCAAGGAACGATCAAG TGGATCTGGCCAATGATGATAACACACTTATTCTCTCAAATGCCAAGATTGACATGTTTAAAGGATCAATGAGGCTTGCGGTGGATAGATCTGGGCGAGTTGAAGCGGGTGAACCTGCGAGTTTCAAGGTCGAAGAAAGCAACAACTTGTCTTTGATTGAATTTGATCGATATGATGTGGCAGTATGA
- the LOC142552587 gene encoding uncharacterized protein LOC142552587 isoform X2 gives MASSILPAGVFSVVIIVLWKMVEKILVPKPVKSEENKPTQGVKWSFAPGTYLLSSFGAKRERESKLRLNDFAKEIRSFASVDMSGRDFGDEGLFFLAESLAYNQVAEEVNFAANGITADGIKAFDGILQSNIALKSLNLSGNSIGDEGVKYLCGILVNNDSIQKLQLSSSAFGDEGAKAIAEMLKKNSSLSVIELSNNLIDYSGFSGLAEALLENKSILSLYLNGNYGGALGAAALAQGLEGNKSLRELYLQGNSIGDEGVCALMTGLSLRKGKLTALDLANNSITAKGAYYVAEYIKKSKTLLWINLYMNDIKDEGAERMAEALKQNRSVTNVDLGGNDIHAKGISAIAKVLKDNSIITALELGYNPIGSDGAKALADVLKFNGNITNLMLGWCQIGANGAEHIADMLKYNSTVASLDLRANGLRDEGAMCLARSLKVVNEALTSLNLGFNEIRDEGAFSIAQAALKANEDVSLASLNLMNNFLTKLGQYAHCRDKHERFALQKTL, from the exons ATGGCTTCCTCTATTCTCCCCGCAGGCGTATTTTCTGTTGTCATAATCG TTTTGTGGAAAATGGTGGAGAAAATCCTCGTACCAAAACCTGTCAAGTCAGAAGAGAATAAACCCACTCAAGGTGTCAAGTGGTCCTTTGCCCCTGGGACATATTTATTATCATCTTTTGGAgcaaagagagagagagaatcCAAGCTAAGGTTAAATGATTTTGCCAAAGAGATTAGATCGTTTGCGAGCGTAGACATGTCAG GTCGCGACTTTGGAGATGAAGGGTTATTCTTTCTAGCTGAGAGCTTAGCATACAATCAG gTTGCTGAGGAAGTAAATTTTGCTGCAAATGGGATAACTGCTGATGGAATAAAAGCATTTGATGGGATTTTGCAATCTAACATTGCActaaaatctcttaatttaTCTGGAAATTCTATTGGAGATGAAGGGGTGAAG TATCTATGTGGCATTCTGGTGAATAATGACAGTATTCAGAAGCTTCAGCTGAGCAGTAGTGCATTCGGGGACGAG GGAGCAAAAGCTATTGCTGAAATGTTAAAGAAAAACTCAAGTTTGAGTGTGATTGAACTTAGCAACAATTTGATCGACTACTCT GGATTTTCAGGCCTTGCTGAAGCACTTCTTGAGAATAAAAGCATACTGTCGCTTTACCTCAA TGGCAATTATGGTGGCGCCCTTGGTGCAGCTGCGCTGGCACAAGGGCTGGAGGGGAATAAGTCCTTGCGG GAACTATATTTGCAAGGAAACTCTATTGGAGATGAAGGAGTCTGCGCTCTGATGACTGGCTTATCTTTGCGTAAAG GAAAGCTTACAGCCTTGGATCTTGCAAACAATTCAATTACTGCAAAAGGAGCCTACTATGTTGCTGAATATATCAAGAAAAGCAAGACTTTGTTGTGGATAAATCTTTACATGAATGACATTAAAGATGAG GGAGCTGAAAGAATGGCAGAGGCTTTAAAGCAGAATCGTTCAGTTACAAATGTTGATCTA GGTGGAAATGACATTCATGCCAAAGGTATCAGTGCAATAGCAAAAGTATTAAAAGATAACTCCATTATTACAGCT TTAGAACTTGGTTATAATCCCATCGGATCTGATGGTGCAAAGGCTTTAGCAGACGTACTAAAATTCAATGGGAATATAACTAATCTCATGCTTGGCTGGTGTCAG ATAGGAGCCAACGGTGCTGAACATATTGCAGATATGTTGAAATACAATAGTACCGTAGCAAGCCTAGATTTACGAGCCAATGGACTTCGAGATGAg GGTGCCATGTGCCTGGCTCGCAGCTTGAAAGTGGTTAACGAGGCTTTAACGTCACTCAATCTAGGGTTCAATGAAATACGG GATGAAGGGGCTTTCTCCATTGCTCAAGCAGCACTCAAAGCAAATGAAGATGTGAGTCTCGCATCGTTAAATCTAATGAATAACTTCCTCACCAAACTGGGACAG TATGCACATTGTAGGGACAAACATGAAAGATTTGCCCTTCAGAAAACCCTCTAG
- the LOC142552587 gene encoding uncharacterized protein LOC142552587 isoform X5 gives MASSILPAGVFSVVIIVLWKMVEKILVPKPVKSEENKPTQGVKWSFAPGTYLLSSFGAKRERESKLRLNDFAKEIRSFASVDMSGRDFGDEGLFFLAESLAYNQVAEEVNFAANGITADGIKAFDGILQSNIALKSLNLSGNSIGDEGVKYLCGILVNNDSIQKLQLSSSAFGDEGFSGLAEALLENKSILSLYLNGNYGGALGAAALAQGLEGNKSLRELYLQGNSIGDEGVCALMTGLSLRKGKLTALDLANNSITAKGAYYVAEYIKKSKTLLWINLYMNDIKDEGAERMAEALKQNRSVTNVDLGGNDIHAKGISAIAKVLKDNSIITALELGYNPIGSDGAKALADVLKFNGNITNLMLGWCQIGANGAEHIADMLKYNSTVASLDLRANGLRDEGAMCLARSLKVVNEALTSLNLGFNEIRDEGAFSIAQAALKANEDVSLASLNLMNNFLTKLGQSAITDARDHVYEMTEKEVTVVF, from the exons ATGGCTTCCTCTATTCTCCCCGCAGGCGTATTTTCTGTTGTCATAATCG TTTTGTGGAAAATGGTGGAGAAAATCCTCGTACCAAAACCTGTCAAGTCAGAAGAGAATAAACCCACTCAAGGTGTCAAGTGGTCCTTTGCCCCTGGGACATATTTATTATCATCTTTTGGAgcaaagagagagagagaatcCAAGCTAAGGTTAAATGATTTTGCCAAAGAGATTAGATCGTTTGCGAGCGTAGACATGTCAG GTCGCGACTTTGGAGATGAAGGGTTATTCTTTCTAGCTGAGAGCTTAGCATACAATCAG gTTGCTGAGGAAGTAAATTTTGCTGCAAATGGGATAACTGCTGATGGAATAAAAGCATTTGATGGGATTTTGCAATCTAACATTGCActaaaatctcttaatttaTCTGGAAATTCTATTGGAGATGAAGGGGTGAAG TATCTATGTGGCATTCTGGTGAATAATGACAGTATTCAGAAGCTTCAGCTGAGCAGTAGTGCATTCGGGGACGAG GGATTTTCAGGCCTTGCTGAAGCACTTCTTGAGAATAAAAGCATACTGTCGCTTTACCTCAA TGGCAATTATGGTGGCGCCCTTGGTGCAGCTGCGCTGGCACAAGGGCTGGAGGGGAATAAGTCCTTGCGG GAACTATATTTGCAAGGAAACTCTATTGGAGATGAAGGAGTCTGCGCTCTGATGACTGGCTTATCTTTGCGTAAAG GAAAGCTTACAGCCTTGGATCTTGCAAACAATTCAATTACTGCAAAAGGAGCCTACTATGTTGCTGAATATATCAAGAAAAGCAAGACTTTGTTGTGGATAAATCTTTACATGAATGACATTAAAGATGAG GGAGCTGAAAGAATGGCAGAGGCTTTAAAGCAGAATCGTTCAGTTACAAATGTTGATCTA GGTGGAAATGACATTCATGCCAAAGGTATCAGTGCAATAGCAAAAGTATTAAAAGATAACTCCATTATTACAGCT TTAGAACTTGGTTATAATCCCATCGGATCTGATGGTGCAAAGGCTTTAGCAGACGTACTAAAATTCAATGGGAATATAACTAATCTCATGCTTGGCTGGTGTCAG ATAGGAGCCAACGGTGCTGAACATATTGCAGATATGTTGAAATACAATAGTACCGTAGCAAGCCTAGATTTACGAGCCAATGGACTTCGAGATGAg GGTGCCATGTGCCTGGCTCGCAGCTTGAAAGTGGTTAACGAGGCTTTAACGTCACTCAATCTAGGGTTCAATGAAATACGG GATGAAGGGGCTTTCTCCATTGCTCAAGCAGCACTCAAAGCAAATGAAGATGTGAGTCTCGCATCGTTAAATCTAATGAATAACTTCCTCACCAAACTGGGACAG AGTGCGATCACCGATGCAAGAGACCATGTATACGAGATGACTGAGAAGGAGGTCACGGTCGTTTTTTAG
- the LOC142552587 gene encoding uncharacterized protein LOC142552587 isoform X6, translating into MASSILPAGVFSVVIIGRDFGDEGLFFLAESLAYNQVAEEVNFAANGITADGIKAFDGILQSNIALKSLNLSGNSIGDEGVKYLCGILVNNDSIQKLQLSSSAFGDEGAKAIAEMLKKNSSLSVIELSNNLIDYSGFSGLAEALLENKSILSLYLNGNYGGALGAAALAQGLEGNKSLRELYLQGNSIGDEGVCALMTGLSLRKGKLTALDLANNSITAKGAYYVAEYIKKSKTLLWINLYMNDIKDEGAERMAEALKQNRSVTNVDLGGNDIHAKGISAIAKVLKDNSIITALELGYNPIGSDGAKALADVLKFNGNITNLMLGWCQIGANGAEHIADMLKYNSTVASLDLRANGLRDEGAMCLARSLKVVNEALTSLNLGFNEIRDEGAFSIAQAALKANEDVSLASLNLMNNFLTKLGQSAITDARDHVYEMTEKEVTVVF; encoded by the exons ATGGCTTCCTCTATTCTCCCCGCAGGCGTATTTTCTGTTGTCATAATCG GTCGCGACTTTGGAGATGAAGGGTTATTCTTTCTAGCTGAGAGCTTAGCATACAATCAG gTTGCTGAGGAAGTAAATTTTGCTGCAAATGGGATAACTGCTGATGGAATAAAAGCATTTGATGGGATTTTGCAATCTAACATTGCActaaaatctcttaatttaTCTGGAAATTCTATTGGAGATGAAGGGGTGAAG TATCTATGTGGCATTCTGGTGAATAATGACAGTATTCAGAAGCTTCAGCTGAGCAGTAGTGCATTCGGGGACGAG GGAGCAAAAGCTATTGCTGAAATGTTAAAGAAAAACTCAAGTTTGAGTGTGATTGAACTTAGCAACAATTTGATCGACTACTCT GGATTTTCAGGCCTTGCTGAAGCACTTCTTGAGAATAAAAGCATACTGTCGCTTTACCTCAA TGGCAATTATGGTGGCGCCCTTGGTGCAGCTGCGCTGGCACAAGGGCTGGAGGGGAATAAGTCCTTGCGG GAACTATATTTGCAAGGAAACTCTATTGGAGATGAAGGAGTCTGCGCTCTGATGACTGGCTTATCTTTGCGTAAAG GAAAGCTTACAGCCTTGGATCTTGCAAACAATTCAATTACTGCAAAAGGAGCCTACTATGTTGCTGAATATATCAAGAAAAGCAAGACTTTGTTGTGGATAAATCTTTACATGAATGACATTAAAGATGAG GGAGCTGAAAGAATGGCAGAGGCTTTAAAGCAGAATCGTTCAGTTACAAATGTTGATCTA GGTGGAAATGACATTCATGCCAAAGGTATCAGTGCAATAGCAAAAGTATTAAAAGATAACTCCATTATTACAGCT TTAGAACTTGGTTATAATCCCATCGGATCTGATGGTGCAAAGGCTTTAGCAGACGTACTAAAATTCAATGGGAATATAACTAATCTCATGCTTGGCTGGTGTCAG ATAGGAGCCAACGGTGCTGAACATATTGCAGATATGTTGAAATACAATAGTACCGTAGCAAGCCTAGATTTACGAGCCAATGGACTTCGAGATGAg GGTGCCATGTGCCTGGCTCGCAGCTTGAAAGTGGTTAACGAGGCTTTAACGTCACTCAATCTAGGGTTCAATGAAATACGG GATGAAGGGGCTTTCTCCATTGCTCAAGCAGCACTCAAAGCAAATGAAGATGTGAGTCTCGCATCGTTAAATCTAATGAATAACTTCCTCACCAAACTGGGACAG AGTGCGATCACCGATGCAAGAGACCATGTATACGAGATGACTGAGAAGGAGGTCACGGTCGTTTTTTAG
- the LOC142552587 gene encoding uncharacterized protein LOC142552587 isoform X1 codes for MASSILPAGVFSVVIIVLWKMVEKILVPKPVKSEENKPTQGVKWSFAPGTYLLSSFGAKRERESKLRLNDFAKEIRSFASVDMSGRDFGDEGLFFLAESLAYNQVAEEVNFAANGITADGIKAFDGILQSNIALKSLNLSGNSIGDEGVKYLCGILVNNDSIQKLQLSSSAFGDEGAKAIAEMLKKNSSLSVIELSNNLIDYSGFSGLAEALLENKSILSLYLNGNYGGALGAAALAQGLEGNKSLRELYLQGNSIGDEGVCALMTGLSLRKGKLTALDLANNSITAKGAYYVAEYIKKSKTLLWINLYMNDIKDEGAERMAEALKQNRSVTNVDLGGNDIHAKGISAIAKVLKDNSIITALELGYNPIGSDGAKALADVLKFNGNITNLMLGWCQIGANGAEHIADMLKYNSTVASLDLRANGLRDEGAMCLARSLKVVNEALTSLNLGFNEIRDEGAFSIAQAALKANEDVSLASLNLMNNFLTKLGQSAITDARDHVYEMTEKEVTVVF; via the exons ATGGCTTCCTCTATTCTCCCCGCAGGCGTATTTTCTGTTGTCATAATCG TTTTGTGGAAAATGGTGGAGAAAATCCTCGTACCAAAACCTGTCAAGTCAGAAGAGAATAAACCCACTCAAGGTGTCAAGTGGTCCTTTGCCCCTGGGACATATTTATTATCATCTTTTGGAgcaaagagagagagagaatcCAAGCTAAGGTTAAATGATTTTGCCAAAGAGATTAGATCGTTTGCGAGCGTAGACATGTCAG GTCGCGACTTTGGAGATGAAGGGTTATTCTTTCTAGCTGAGAGCTTAGCATACAATCAG gTTGCTGAGGAAGTAAATTTTGCTGCAAATGGGATAACTGCTGATGGAATAAAAGCATTTGATGGGATTTTGCAATCTAACATTGCActaaaatctcttaatttaTCTGGAAATTCTATTGGAGATGAAGGGGTGAAG TATCTATGTGGCATTCTGGTGAATAATGACAGTATTCAGAAGCTTCAGCTGAGCAGTAGTGCATTCGGGGACGAG GGAGCAAAAGCTATTGCTGAAATGTTAAAGAAAAACTCAAGTTTGAGTGTGATTGAACTTAGCAACAATTTGATCGACTACTCT GGATTTTCAGGCCTTGCTGAAGCACTTCTTGAGAATAAAAGCATACTGTCGCTTTACCTCAA TGGCAATTATGGTGGCGCCCTTGGTGCAGCTGCGCTGGCACAAGGGCTGGAGGGGAATAAGTCCTTGCGG GAACTATATTTGCAAGGAAACTCTATTGGAGATGAAGGAGTCTGCGCTCTGATGACTGGCTTATCTTTGCGTAAAG GAAAGCTTACAGCCTTGGATCTTGCAAACAATTCAATTACTGCAAAAGGAGCCTACTATGTTGCTGAATATATCAAGAAAAGCAAGACTTTGTTGTGGATAAATCTTTACATGAATGACATTAAAGATGAG GGAGCTGAAAGAATGGCAGAGGCTTTAAAGCAGAATCGTTCAGTTACAAATGTTGATCTA GGTGGAAATGACATTCATGCCAAAGGTATCAGTGCAATAGCAAAAGTATTAAAAGATAACTCCATTATTACAGCT TTAGAACTTGGTTATAATCCCATCGGATCTGATGGTGCAAAGGCTTTAGCAGACGTACTAAAATTCAATGGGAATATAACTAATCTCATGCTTGGCTGGTGTCAG ATAGGAGCCAACGGTGCTGAACATATTGCAGATATGTTGAAATACAATAGTACCGTAGCAAGCCTAGATTTACGAGCCAATGGACTTCGAGATGAg GGTGCCATGTGCCTGGCTCGCAGCTTGAAAGTGGTTAACGAGGCTTTAACGTCACTCAATCTAGGGTTCAATGAAATACGG GATGAAGGGGCTTTCTCCATTGCTCAAGCAGCACTCAAAGCAAATGAAGATGTGAGTCTCGCATCGTTAAATCTAATGAATAACTTCCTCACCAAACTGGGACAG AGTGCGATCACCGATGCAAGAGACCATGTATACGAGATGACTGAGAAGGAGGTCACGGTCGTTTTTTAG
- the LOC142552587 gene encoding uncharacterized protein LOC142552587 isoform X3: MASSILPAGVFSVVIIVLWKMVEKILVPKPVKSEENKPTQGVKWSFAPGTYLLSSFGAKRERESKLRLNDFAKEIRSFASVDMSGRDFGDEGLFFLAESLAYNQVAEEVNFAANGITADGIKAFDGILQSNIALKSLNLSGNSIGDEGVKYLCGILVNNDSIQKLQLSSSAFGDEGAKAIAEMLKKNSSLSVIELSNNLIDYSGFSGLAEALLENKSILSLYLNGNYGGALGAAALAQGLEGNKSLRELYLQGNSIGDEGVCALMTGLSLRKGKLTALDLANNSITAKGAYYVAEYIKKSKTLLWINLYMNDIKDEGAERMAEALKQNRSVTNVDLGGNDIHAKGISAIAKVLKDNSIITALELGYNPIGSDGAKALADVLKFNGNITNLMLGWCQIGANGAEHIADMLKYNSTVASLDLRANGLRDEGAMCLARSLKVVNEALTSLNLGFNEIRDEGAFSIAQAALKANEDVSLASLNLMNNFLTKLGQGQT; the protein is encoded by the exons ATGGCTTCCTCTATTCTCCCCGCAGGCGTATTTTCTGTTGTCATAATCG TTTTGTGGAAAATGGTGGAGAAAATCCTCGTACCAAAACCTGTCAAGTCAGAAGAGAATAAACCCACTCAAGGTGTCAAGTGGTCCTTTGCCCCTGGGACATATTTATTATCATCTTTTGGAgcaaagagagagagagaatcCAAGCTAAGGTTAAATGATTTTGCCAAAGAGATTAGATCGTTTGCGAGCGTAGACATGTCAG GTCGCGACTTTGGAGATGAAGGGTTATTCTTTCTAGCTGAGAGCTTAGCATACAATCAG gTTGCTGAGGAAGTAAATTTTGCTGCAAATGGGATAACTGCTGATGGAATAAAAGCATTTGATGGGATTTTGCAATCTAACATTGCActaaaatctcttaatttaTCTGGAAATTCTATTGGAGATGAAGGGGTGAAG TATCTATGTGGCATTCTGGTGAATAATGACAGTATTCAGAAGCTTCAGCTGAGCAGTAGTGCATTCGGGGACGAG GGAGCAAAAGCTATTGCTGAAATGTTAAAGAAAAACTCAAGTTTGAGTGTGATTGAACTTAGCAACAATTTGATCGACTACTCT GGATTTTCAGGCCTTGCTGAAGCACTTCTTGAGAATAAAAGCATACTGTCGCTTTACCTCAA TGGCAATTATGGTGGCGCCCTTGGTGCAGCTGCGCTGGCACAAGGGCTGGAGGGGAATAAGTCCTTGCGG GAACTATATTTGCAAGGAAACTCTATTGGAGATGAAGGAGTCTGCGCTCTGATGACTGGCTTATCTTTGCGTAAAG GAAAGCTTACAGCCTTGGATCTTGCAAACAATTCAATTACTGCAAAAGGAGCCTACTATGTTGCTGAATATATCAAGAAAAGCAAGACTTTGTTGTGGATAAATCTTTACATGAATGACATTAAAGATGAG GGAGCTGAAAGAATGGCAGAGGCTTTAAAGCAGAATCGTTCAGTTACAAATGTTGATCTA GGTGGAAATGACATTCATGCCAAAGGTATCAGTGCAATAGCAAAAGTATTAAAAGATAACTCCATTATTACAGCT TTAGAACTTGGTTATAATCCCATCGGATCTGATGGTGCAAAGGCTTTAGCAGACGTACTAAAATTCAATGGGAATATAACTAATCTCATGCTTGGCTGGTGTCAG ATAGGAGCCAACGGTGCTGAACATATTGCAGATATGTTGAAATACAATAGTACCGTAGCAAGCCTAGATTTACGAGCCAATGGACTTCGAGATGAg GGTGCCATGTGCCTGGCTCGCAGCTTGAAAGTGGTTAACGAGGCTTTAACGTCACTCAATCTAGGGTTCAATGAAATACGG GATGAAGGGGCTTTCTCCATTGCTCAAGCAGCACTCAAAGCAAATGAAGATGTGAGTCTCGCATCGTTAAATCTAATGAATAACTTCCTCACCAAACTGGGACAG GGACAAACATGA
- the LOC142552587 gene encoding uncharacterized protein LOC142552587 isoform X7 has translation MASSILPAGVFSVVIIVLWKMVEKILVPKPVKSEENKPTQGVKWSFAPGTYLLSSFGAKRERESKLRLNDFAKEIRSFASVDMSGRDFGDEGLFFLAESLAYNQVAEEVNFAANGITADGIKAFDGILQSNIALKSLNLSGNSIGDEGVKYLCGILVNNDSIQKLQLSSSAFGDEELYLQGNSIGDEGVCALMTGLSLRKGKLTALDLANNSITAKGAYYVAEYIKKSKTLLWINLYMNDIKDEGAERMAEALKQNRSVTNVDLGGNDIHAKGISAIAKVLKDNSIITALELGYNPIGSDGAKALADVLKFNGNITNLMLGWCQIGANGAEHIADMLKYNSTVASLDLRANGLRDEGAMCLARSLKVVNEALTSLNLGFNEIRDEGAFSIAQAALKANEDVSLASLNLMNNFLTKLGQSAITDARDHVYEMTEKEVTVVF, from the exons ATGGCTTCCTCTATTCTCCCCGCAGGCGTATTTTCTGTTGTCATAATCG TTTTGTGGAAAATGGTGGAGAAAATCCTCGTACCAAAACCTGTCAAGTCAGAAGAGAATAAACCCACTCAAGGTGTCAAGTGGTCCTTTGCCCCTGGGACATATTTATTATCATCTTTTGGAgcaaagagagagagagaatcCAAGCTAAGGTTAAATGATTTTGCCAAAGAGATTAGATCGTTTGCGAGCGTAGACATGTCAG GTCGCGACTTTGGAGATGAAGGGTTATTCTTTCTAGCTGAGAGCTTAGCATACAATCAG gTTGCTGAGGAAGTAAATTTTGCTGCAAATGGGATAACTGCTGATGGAATAAAAGCATTTGATGGGATTTTGCAATCTAACATTGCActaaaatctcttaatttaTCTGGAAATTCTATTGGAGATGAAGGGGTGAAG TATCTATGTGGCATTCTGGTGAATAATGACAGTATTCAGAAGCTTCAGCTGAGCAGTAGTGCATTCGGGGACGAG GAACTATATTTGCAAGGAAACTCTATTGGAGATGAAGGAGTCTGCGCTCTGATGACTGGCTTATCTTTGCGTAAAG GAAAGCTTACAGCCTTGGATCTTGCAAACAATTCAATTACTGCAAAAGGAGCCTACTATGTTGCTGAATATATCAAGAAAAGCAAGACTTTGTTGTGGATAAATCTTTACATGAATGACATTAAAGATGAG GGAGCTGAAAGAATGGCAGAGGCTTTAAAGCAGAATCGTTCAGTTACAAATGTTGATCTA GGTGGAAATGACATTCATGCCAAAGGTATCAGTGCAATAGCAAAAGTATTAAAAGATAACTCCATTATTACAGCT TTAGAACTTGGTTATAATCCCATCGGATCTGATGGTGCAAAGGCTTTAGCAGACGTACTAAAATTCAATGGGAATATAACTAATCTCATGCTTGGCTGGTGTCAG ATAGGAGCCAACGGTGCTGAACATATTGCAGATATGTTGAAATACAATAGTACCGTAGCAAGCCTAGATTTACGAGCCAATGGACTTCGAGATGAg GGTGCCATGTGCCTGGCTCGCAGCTTGAAAGTGGTTAACGAGGCTTTAACGTCACTCAATCTAGGGTTCAATGAAATACGG GATGAAGGGGCTTTCTCCATTGCTCAAGCAGCACTCAAAGCAAATGAAGATGTGAGTCTCGCATCGTTAAATCTAATGAATAACTTCCTCACCAAACTGGGACAG AGTGCGATCACCGATGCAAGAGACCATGTATACGAGATGACTGAGAAGGAGGTCACGGTCGTTTTTTAG
- the LOC142552587 gene encoding uncharacterized protein LOC142552587 isoform X4: protein MVEKILVPKPVKSEENKPTQGVKWSFAPGTYLLSSFGAKRERESKLRLNDFAKEIRSFASVDMSGRDFGDEGLFFLAESLAYNQVAEEVNFAANGITADGIKAFDGILQSNIALKSLNLSGNSIGDEGVKYLCGILVNNDSIQKLQLSSSAFGDEGAKAIAEMLKKNSSLSVIELSNNLIDYSGFSGLAEALLENKSILSLYLNGNYGGALGAAALAQGLEGNKSLRELYLQGNSIGDEGVCALMTGLSLRKGKLTALDLANNSITAKGAYYVAEYIKKSKTLLWINLYMNDIKDEGAERMAEALKQNRSVTNVDLGGNDIHAKGISAIAKVLKDNSIITALELGYNPIGSDGAKALADVLKFNGNITNLMLGWCQIGANGAEHIADMLKYNSTVASLDLRANGLRDEGAMCLARSLKVVNEALTSLNLGFNEIRDEGAFSIAQAALKANEDVSLASLNLMNNFLTKLGQSAITDARDHVYEMTEKEVTVVF from the exons ATGGTGGAGAAAATCCTCGTACCAAAACCTGTCAAGTCAGAAGAGAATAAACCCACTCAAGGTGTCAAGTGGTCCTTTGCCCCTGGGACATATTTATTATCATCTTTTGGAgcaaagagagagagagaatcCAAGCTAAGGTTAAATGATTTTGCCAAAGAGATTAGATCGTTTGCGAGCGTAGACATGTCAG GTCGCGACTTTGGAGATGAAGGGTTATTCTTTCTAGCTGAGAGCTTAGCATACAATCAG gTTGCTGAGGAAGTAAATTTTGCTGCAAATGGGATAACTGCTGATGGAATAAAAGCATTTGATGGGATTTTGCAATCTAACATTGCActaaaatctcttaatttaTCTGGAAATTCTATTGGAGATGAAGGGGTGAAG TATCTATGTGGCATTCTGGTGAATAATGACAGTATTCAGAAGCTTCAGCTGAGCAGTAGTGCATTCGGGGACGAG GGAGCAAAAGCTATTGCTGAAATGTTAAAGAAAAACTCAAGTTTGAGTGTGATTGAACTTAGCAACAATTTGATCGACTACTCT GGATTTTCAGGCCTTGCTGAAGCACTTCTTGAGAATAAAAGCATACTGTCGCTTTACCTCAA TGGCAATTATGGTGGCGCCCTTGGTGCAGCTGCGCTGGCACAAGGGCTGGAGGGGAATAAGTCCTTGCGG GAACTATATTTGCAAGGAAACTCTATTGGAGATGAAGGAGTCTGCGCTCTGATGACTGGCTTATCTTTGCGTAAAG GAAAGCTTACAGCCTTGGATCTTGCAAACAATTCAATTACTGCAAAAGGAGCCTACTATGTTGCTGAATATATCAAGAAAAGCAAGACTTTGTTGTGGATAAATCTTTACATGAATGACATTAAAGATGAG GGAGCTGAAAGAATGGCAGAGGCTTTAAAGCAGAATCGTTCAGTTACAAATGTTGATCTA GGTGGAAATGACATTCATGCCAAAGGTATCAGTGCAATAGCAAAAGTATTAAAAGATAACTCCATTATTACAGCT TTAGAACTTGGTTATAATCCCATCGGATCTGATGGTGCAAAGGCTTTAGCAGACGTACTAAAATTCAATGGGAATATAACTAATCTCATGCTTGGCTGGTGTCAG ATAGGAGCCAACGGTGCTGAACATATTGCAGATATGTTGAAATACAATAGTACCGTAGCAAGCCTAGATTTACGAGCCAATGGACTTCGAGATGAg GGTGCCATGTGCCTGGCTCGCAGCTTGAAAGTGGTTAACGAGGCTTTAACGTCACTCAATCTAGGGTTCAATGAAATACGG GATGAAGGGGCTTTCTCCATTGCTCAAGCAGCACTCAAAGCAAATGAAGATGTGAGTCTCGCATCGTTAAATCTAATGAATAACTTCCTCACCAAACTGGGACAG AGTGCGATCACCGATGCAAGAGACCATGTATACGAGATGACTGAGAAGGAGGTCACGGTCGTTTTTTAG